ATTGTTTTTATATATAGATTAATTTTCTATACACTATTCCAGTATATCATAAAACACTCATTACGTGTATTAATTTATTTATTTATTTTAGAAATATTTTTTCAATACCTTGATTTGATAACACAAACCTAACACACAGTTAAACGTTAGAAGATTGCTAGATAACCATATCTTACCTTTATTTGGTGCTTATAAGTTGGATAAACTAACTACTCCACTTATTCAAAATGTAGTCAATAAACTTGCTGACAAAACCAATAAAGGGGAAGAAGGCGCTTTTCTATACTACGATAGCTTATCTTAAAGCATTTTTTTGTAAAATGGCTCTTTCTTCTCAAAAAATTGGTACAATAAAAGAAAGCGTTTTAATCGAATGATGAGGTAGTAATGATGAAAATATCTTTAGAAGAAATCCAAAGAGTTGCCAACCAAGGCCCCTTCTATCCAGACTGGGATTCTCTTGCGACCTATCAAGTTCCCAACTGGTTCAAAAGGGCTAAGTTTGGGATTTTTATCCATTGGGGACTTTACAGCATTCCGGCCTTTGGGAGCGAGTGGTATTCTCGAAATATGTATATCCAAGGTACGGAAGTGTTTGATCACCATATCAAAACTTATGGACCCCACAAAGATTTTGGCTACAAGGACTTTATTCCACTCTTTACTGCCGAAAATTTTCATGCGGACGAATGGCTGCGCATCTTTAAAGAAGCGGGAGCCCAGTATATTTTTCCAGTGGCAGAGCATCACGACGGCTTTCAACTCTATGCCAGCCAGCTTTCTCCTTTTAATAGTGCGAAAATGGGACCAAAACGTGATATCTTGGGGGAATTGAGTCAGGCAGCTCAAAGAGAGCAAGTTCATTTTTGTACTTCCTCTCATCGGGCGGAGCATCACTTTTTCTTTTCGCATGGAAAGGAATTTACCAGTGATATTGCCAGCGAAGTTAGTCGCGAGGAGCTCTACTGGCCGGCCATGCCAGAGCCAGACCACCATGATTTGTTTGGTCAGCCTTATCCGAGTCAGGAATTTCTGGATGACTGGCTCCTACGTACCTGTGAGCTGGTTCGAGATTACCAGCCTGAGATTTTGTATTTTGACTGGTGGATTCAGCATGCCGCTTTTAAAGAGCACACGAAGCTTTTTGCGGCCTATTATTATAATTTAGGTGCGGCCTCTGGGAAGCCGACTAGCATTTGCTACAAGCATGATGCCCTGGCCTTTGGTTCGGGGATTGTGGAAGTGGAACGTGGTGGTTTCGCAGAGATCCAGCCTTTCACTTGGCAGACGGATACGGCTATCGCGCGAAACTCTTGGGGCTACACAGAGAACCTTGACTATAAGTCAGCTAAAGAAATCATCCAGACCTTGATTGATGTGGTGTCAAAAAATGGGAATTTGCTGCTCAATATCGGGCCAAAAGGAGACGGGGCGATTCCAGAAAAAGATCAAGAAATCTTGAGAGAGATCGGGGCTTGGCTCCAAGTGAATGGCCAAGCGATCTATGATTCACGCGCGTGGAGGCAATTTGGAGAAGGACCAACGCAGCCAGCTAGCGGGCCGTTTTCAGATGGAAGCGCCGTGATTTACACGAGTCAGGATTTCCGTTTCACGGCCAAGGGCGGAGCAATTTATGCCTTTTTGATGGAGCCTGCAGTAAATCAGTGGCTGACGATTCAGGCCTTGGCTGACGAAAGAGAAAATCCCGCTTCTCGCTTTCATGGCATCATAGAAGAGGTAACCTTACTAGGCTATGATGAAGCGCTCGAATGGGAACAAAGGCCCCAAGGTTTACGCGTCTTCATGCCGAGTGTAGTAGGCGACTTACCCTTGGTGTTGAAGGTCCAACTGCGTTAAATCTAGACGAAAAAAGAGAGTGGGACAGAAATCGGTAATTCGTTAGAATTCGATTTCGTCGTCCCACCTCCGCACAGTTGAGTAGGGCTGTAAAAGCTGATGAAATCAGCCTAGTAGAGCCCACTCAACCACTGCGTCTTGCTCGACAATCCAAAGACAATTGAGAGGCTAGGACTTTTGTCCCAGCCTCCTTTTACTTACTTAGTGATTTTAAATTTTCATAAAAGAGCACCCGAGCTGTTGTGATGTAAGGATAGGCCACGACACCAGCGATTCCCAGTGTGATACCAGTCAGGATATACCAGCCGATAAAGCTCAGATCCAGCAAGAAACGTTTCCACTTATAGCCTTTCATCATGCGTCTACTTTGCGCAATGATTTGCCAAGGCCCTTGGTAGGTGCCAGTGCTCAGCTGATCGTAAAGGATGAAGTCGGTCTGAGAGTATGCGTAGTTGGCCATCAGGAATACTGCCGTACCAGCCACGACGATAAGAGTGCCGAGAAACATCATGGGCGCATAGCTGACGATTTGCTCCACCTCAGGACTAGCAGCTGTTAATTGAGACCAATCGGATACTTTTCCATAAATAGCCAGCACCTTGTAACTGCTGAAAATAAGGAAAAATGAACCAACAAGACTGATAGAATTCCACAGCAAGAGGAGGATGCTTTTGGTCAGTTGTGTGATAAAAATCGGCGAAAAAAGCTCAGCAGAAAAGATTCGACCAATATCCGTAAAGCCAACCGTATCGCGTTTTTTCCGGACGACTTCCATCATGCTGAAGCTAGCAGATAAAAAGAGCAGGGCGATGATAAATTCTACGATTTGTGGAAAAATTTGACGACCAAAAATTACAATAAAGGCCTGATTGATCTCCAGCTGGGGGACAATTTCCTCTAAATGACGGTTGGGAGACAGATAGGTAGATAAGATGGTTACTAGAGTTGGAATGGCAAAGAGCGAGTAAATGCCGTTGGTTTGATTTCGGATGGTGCGTGCCTGGGCACGGATTTCGCTTAAATTCATACAGATCTCCATTTCATGATTTTTATTATACCACATATCGTGACAGACAAGACTTTTTTTGGTAAAATCATACGGTATCTTATGAGCGTTTGTCGCTTATTTTATAGAAGAAAATATCTGGGACTGTCTTTCCCAGCAGGAGGAAACATGTCAACATCACCGATTCAGTATCGTTTGATCAAAAAAGAAAAGCACACAGGTGCTCGTTTGGGGGAGATTATCACGCCCCACGGAACCTTCCCAACACCTATGTTTATGCCGGTCGGCACTCAGGCTACGGTCAAGACTCAGTCGCCAGAAGAGCTCAAGCAAATGGGTTCTGGTATCATCTTGGCCAATACTTACCACCTCTGGTTGCGGCCGGGTGATGAGCTGATTGCCCGTGCAGGTGGCCTGCACAAGTTCATGAACTGGGACCAGCCTATTCTGACCGATAGTGGTGGTTTTCAGGTTTATTCTCTAGCTGACAGCCGCAACATCACAGAAGAAGGGGTGACTTTCAAAAACCACCTCAACGGCTCCAAGATGTTCCTGTCGCCAGAGAAAGCCATCTCTATCCAGAACAATCTAGGTAGCGACATCATGATGTCCTTTGATGAGTGCCCGCAGTTCTACCAGCCATATGATTATATCAAGAAGTCCATCGAGCGGACTAGCCGTTGGGCAGAGCGGGGACTCAAGGCTCACACTCGTCCCCACGACCAAGGTCTCTTTGGGATTGTTCAGGGCGCTGGCTTTGAAGATTTGCGCCGCCAATCTGCTCAAGACTTGGTCAGCATGGATTTCCCAGGCTACTCTATTGGAGGTCTGGCTGTCGGTGAGTCTCACGAAGAGATGAATGCGGTGCTGGACTTCACAACGCCCTTGCTGCCTGAAAACAAACCTCGCTATCTCATGGGAGTTGGAGCGCCAGATAGTTTGATTGACGGTGTTATTCGCGGGGTCGATATGTTTGACTGCGTTCTGCCGACTCGGATTGCCCGAAACGGTACCTGTATGACCAGCGAGGGTCGTCTGGTTGTCAAAAATGCCCAGTTTGAGGAAGATTTCACACCGCTGGATCACGACTGTGATTGCTACACTTGTACAAACTACACGCGGGCCTATATCCGCCACCTGCTCAAGGCAGATGAAACCTTTGGTCTCCGCTTGACTAGCTATCACAACCTCTATTTCTTGGTAAATCTTATGAAGAAGGTTCGTCAAGCCATTATGGATGATAATCTATTGGAATTCCGCGAAGACTTTGTCGAGCGCTACGGCTACAACCGCTCCAAGAGAAATTTCTAAGAGTCCTCATTTAGAAGGGAAGAAGTATGTCTGATGAAGGAAAATTGTTGGAAAGCTTGGTAGACTATCTGTCGGATGGTCAAAAGCACACCCTGCGTATTTACGGTCACGGAGCTTCGGGTAAGTCAACCTTTGCTCGAAAACTCCAGCTAGCCTTGGGTGAGGAAGGAACCAATCTTTTGGAAACAGATCCTTATGTAATTACTGGGGAGTATCGCGATTTGCTCAGTTCTAAAGACTTTCCTCATCAAAAAGTAACGGCTTGTATTCCAGCCGTTCATGAACTCAGTAGTCTGGAGCGCGATATTTGTGCTTTGCAGTCTGGTCTGGATATTCTGACCATTGGAAAAGCTTGGTCACCGAGTTTGCGTTTGTCAGCTCAAAAGCCGACTTTAATAGTAGAAGGCATGTCAGCAGCTTTTTTGCCTAAAGGCTTGTTTGATTTATCGATTTGCTTTTACACGGATGATCAAACTGAGTTAGAACGCCGCTTGGCGCGGGATGTGGCTGTGCGAGAACGCAGACCGGAGTGGATAGAGCAGACGCATTTAGATCGGAGAGAGCAATATCAGCACTTTTATCAGCCCTATCTAGCAGCTGCAGACCTTGTTATCTGCCAGTCGGGCAACAGCTTTCGCATCGAAAAGGACAGCACCTTGTTATAAAATAAAGTAGCTAAAAGCAAATTTTTCATTCTTAATCTCACTGATGTGCGTCAGTGAGCATTTTTATTTTTTGAGCAAAAACTCAAACGAATAGGTAGAATAATCTAAATTTTCTTCTATATAAATGATTACAAGAATTATAAGTCGCTTAGAAAACGCTTTTATAAAAAATTATCCTAAAAATCCTTAAAAAACTTGCTCAAATCCCTTGCAATGCTTGGTTCTTTGTGTTAAGATACTATGGTGCTGTGAAAAACAGCGTGTAGCTTTGATGCAAGAGGTTGCGACACGCTCGGTTGCATTGCCACGCAATCACCTGTCGGTTTTCTTGTGGAGCTAGCCTATTATCTTAAATAGACGAAAAAAGGAGAAAAAGATGGCAAACAAAAAAATCCGCATCCGTTTGAAAGCTTACGAACATCGTACACTTGATACAGCGGCTGCAAAAATCGTAGAAACTGCTGCACGTACAGGTGCTGAAGTTGCGGGTCCAATCCCACTTCCAACTGAACGTAGCCTCTACACAATCATTCGTGCGACTCACAAATACAAAGACTCTCGCGAACAATTTGAAATGCGTACTCACAAACGCTTGATCGACATCATCAACCCAACTCAAAAAACAGTTGACGCTTTGATGAAGTTGGACCTTCCAAGTGGTGTGAACGTAGAAATCAAACTTTAATCTAAAGCTTGATATCTTGAGCATAAAAAACGCTCGTTAAAAACTTTTTAGACAAAAAATAGAAAAGGAAACATTTTCTCATGACAAAAGGAATCTTAGGGAAAAAAGTGGGAATGACTCAAATCTTCACTGAAGCTGGCGAATTAATCCCTGTAACTGTTGTTGAAGCAGCTCCAAACGTTGTTCTTCAAGTAAAAACAGTTGAAACAGATGGTTACAACGCAGTTCAAGTTGGTTTTGACGACCTTCGTGACGTATTGAGCAACAAACCTGCTAAAGGACATGTAGCGAAAGCTAACACGGCTCCTAAGCGCTTCATTCGTGAATTCAAAAACATTGAAGGCTTGGAAGTTGGTGCGGAAATCACAGTTGATACATTCGAAGCTGGTGATGTTGTTGATGTAACAGGAACTTCAAAAGGTAAAGGTTTCCAAGGTGTAATCAAACGCCACGGCCAATCTCGTGGTCCAATGGCTCACGGTTCACGTTACCACCGTCGTCCTGGTTCAATGGGACCAGTTGCGCCAAACCGTGTTTTCAAAAACAAACACTTGGCTGGACGTATGGGTGGCAACCGTGTAACGATTCAAAACCTTGAAATCGTTCAAGTTGTTCCAGAGAAAAACGTTATCTTGATCAAAGGAAACGTACCTGGTGCTAAGAAATCTCTTATCACTATCAAATCAGCAGTTAAAGCTGGTAAATAATAAAGAAAGGGGAAATCAGTCACAATGGCAAACGTAAAATTATTTGACCAAACTGGTAAAGAAGCTGGTGAAGTAGTTCTTAACGACGCAATCTTTGGTATCGAACCAAACGAATCAGTTGTCTTCGACGTGATCATCAGCCAACGCGCTAGCCTCCGTCAAGGAACTCACGCTGTTAAAAACCGTTCTGCAGTATCAGGCGGCGGACGCAAACCATGGCGTCAAAAAGGAACTGGACGTGCTCGTCAAGGTTCTATCCGCTCTCCACAATGGCGTGGTGGTGGTATCGTCTTCGGTCCAACTCCTCGTTCATATGCCTACAAACTTCCACAAAAAGTTCGTAGATTGGCATTGAAATCAGTTTACTCTGAAAAAGTTGCTGAAAACAAATTCGTAGCTGTAGACAGCCTTTCATTTACAGCTCCAAAAACTGCTGAGTTTGCAAAAGTGCTTGCAGCATTGAGCATTGATACAAAAGTACTTGTTGTTCTTGAAGAAGGAAATGAATTTGCTGCACTTTCAGCACGCAACCTTCCAAACGTTAAAGTTACAACAGCAGCATCTGCAAGTGTTCTTGACATCGCAAACAGCGACAAACTTCTTGTTACTCAAGCAGCTATCTCTAAAATCGAGGAGGTTCTTGCATAATGAATTTGTATGACGTTATCAAAAAACCTGTAATCACTGAAAGCTCAATGGCTCAGCTTGAAGCAGGCAAATACGTATTTGAAGTAGACACTCGCGCTCATAAACTTTTGATCAAGCAAGCTGTTGAAGCTGCTTTTGAAGGAGTTAAAGTTGCTAATGTCAACACTATCAATGTAAAACCTAAAGCAAAACGCGTTGGACGTTACACTGGTTTTACTAACAAAACTAAAAAAGCTATCATCACTCTGACAGCAGATTCTAAAGCAATCGAGTTGTTCGGAGCTGCTGAAGCAGAATAATCTAAGGAGGAAATATCGTGGGAATTCGTGTTTATAAACCAACAACAAACGGTCGCCGTAATATGACTTCTTTGGATTTCGCTGAAATCACTACTAGCACTCCAGAAAAATCTTTGCTCGTTTCACTTAAGAGCAAAGCAGGTCGTAACAACAACGGACGTATCACTGTTCGTCACCAAGGTGGCGGCCACAAACGTCACTACCGTTTGATTGACTTCAAACGTAACAAAGATGCTGTTGAAGCAGTAGTTAAAACTATCGAGTACGATCCAAACCGTTCAGCAAACATTGCTTTGGTTCACTATACTGACGGTGTGAAGGCATACATCATCGCTCCTAAAGGTCTTGAAGTAGGTCAACGTATCGTTTCAGGTCCTGAAGCAGATATCAAAGTCGGTAACGCACTTCCACTTGCTAACATCCCAGTTGGTACTTTGGTTCACAATATTGAGTTGAAACCAGGTCGTGGTGGTGAATTGGTCCGTGCTGCTGGAGCTTCTGCTCAAGTATTGGGTCAAGAAGGTAAATACACTCTTGTTCGTCTTCAATCAGGCGAAGTTCGTATGATCCTTGGTACTTGCCGCGCTACAGTTGGTGTTGTCGGAAACGAACAACATGGCTTGGTTAACCTTGGTAAAGCAGGCCGTAGCCGTTGGAAAGGTATCCGTCCAACAGTTCGCGGTTCTGTAATGAACCCTAACGATCACCCACACGGTGGTGGTGAAGGTAAAGCACCAGTTGGTCGCAAAGCGCCATCTACTCCATGGGGCAAACCTGCTCTTGGTCTTAAAACTCGTAACAAGAAAGCGAAATCTGACAAACTTATCGTTCGTCGTCGCAACGAGAAATAATCTAAAACAATCCATCCGCCAGCTCGGTAGCGCTGCCTAGCAGCGCAGGCCGCTGTGGTACTTATTTTAAAGGAGAAAACATAAAAATGGGACGCAGTCTTAAAAAAGGACCTTTCGTCGATGAGCATTTGATGAAAAAAGTTGAAGCTCAAGCTAATGACGAAAAGAAAAAAGTTATCAAAACTTGGTCACGTCGTTCAACGATCTTCCCAAGTTTCATCGGTTACACAATCGCAGTCTATGACGGGCGTAAACACGTACCTGTTTACATCCAAGAAGACATGGTAGGTCACAAGCTTGGTGAATTTGCACCAACTCGTACTTACAAAGGTCACGCTGCAGACGACAAGAAAACACGTAGAAAATAAGGAGAACATAAATGGCAGAAATTACTTCAGCTAAAGCAATGGCTCGTACAGTGCGTGTTTCACCTCGTAAAACTCGTCTAGTTCTTGACAATATCCGTGGTAAAAACGTCGCTGACGCAATCGCAATCTTGAAATTCACTCCAAACAAAGCTGCTGGCATTATCGAAAAAGTATTGATCTCAGCAATCGCTAATGCTGAAAACAACTTTGGTTTGGAAAAAGCTAACTTGGTAGTATCTGAAGCTTTCGCAAACGAAGGACCAACTATGAAACGTTTCCGTCCACGCGCTAAAGGTTCAGCTTCACCAATCAACAAACGCACAAGCCACATCACTGTGGTAGTTGCAGAAAAATAAGGAGGTAACATCGTGGGTCAAAAAGTACATCCAATTGGTATGCGTGTCGGCATCATCCGTGATTGGGATGCCAAATGGTATGCTGAAAAAGAATACGCGGATTACCTTCATGAAGATCTTGCAATCCGTAAATTCGTTCAAAAAGAATTGGCTGACGCAGCTGTTTCAACTATTGAAATCGAACGCGCAGTAAACAAAGTTAACGTTTCACTTCACACTGCTAAACCAGGTATGGTTATCGGTAAAGGTGGAGCAAACGTTGATGCACTTCGTGCAAAACTTAACAAAATGAC
This genomic window from Streptococcus cristatus AS 1.3089 contains:
- a CDS encoding 50S ribosomal protein L23 — protein: MNLYDVIKKPVITESSMAQLEAGKYVFEVDTRAHKLLIKQAVEAAFEGVKVANVNTINVKPKAKRVGRYTGFTNKTKKAIITLTADSKAIELFGAAEAE
- a CDS encoding DUF975 family protein; translated protein: MNLSEIRAQARTIRNQTNGIYSLFAIPTLVTILSTYLSPNRHLEEIVPQLEINQAFIVIFGRQIFPQIVEFIIALLFLSASFSMMEVVRKKRDTVGFTDIGRIFSAELFSPIFITQLTKSILLLLWNSISLVGSFFLIFSSYKVLAIYGKVSDWSQLTAASPEVEQIVSYAPMMFLGTLIVVAGTAVFLMANYAYSQTDFILYDQLSTGTYQGPWQIIAQSRRMMKGYKWKRFLLDLSFIGWYILTGITLGIAGVVAYPYITTARVLFYENLKSLSK
- the tgt gene encoding tRNA guanosine(34) transglycosylase Tgt, whose amino-acid sequence is MSTSPIQYRLIKKEKHTGARLGEIITPHGTFPTPMFMPVGTQATVKTQSPEELKQMGSGIILANTYHLWLRPGDELIARAGGLHKFMNWDQPILTDSGGFQVYSLADSRNITEEGVTFKNHLNGSKMFLSPEKAISIQNNLGSDIMMSFDECPQFYQPYDYIKKSIERTSRWAERGLKAHTRPHDQGLFGIVQGAGFEDLRRQSAQDLVSMDFPGYSIGGLAVGESHEEMNAVLDFTTPLLPENKPRYLMGVGAPDSLIDGVIRGVDMFDCVLPTRIARNGTCMTSEGRLVVKNAQFEEDFTPLDHDCDCYTCTNYTRAYIRHLLKADETFGLRLTSYHNLYFLVNLMKKVRQAIMDDNLLEFREDFVERYGYNRSKRNF
- the rplV gene encoding 50S ribosomal protein L22; amino-acid sequence: MAEITSAKAMARTVRVSPRKTRLVLDNIRGKNVADAIAILKFTPNKAAGIIEKVLISAIANAENNFGLEKANLVVSEAFANEGPTMKRFRPRAKGSASPINKRTSHITVVVAEK
- a CDS encoding uridine kinase family protein, with the protein product MSDEGKLLESLVDYLSDGQKHTLRIYGHGASGKSTFARKLQLALGEEGTNLLETDPYVITGEYRDLLSSKDFPHQKVTACIPAVHELSSLERDICALQSGLDILTIGKAWSPSLRLSAQKPTLIVEGMSAAFLPKGLFDLSICFYTDDQTELERRLARDVAVRERRPEWIEQTHLDRREQYQHFYQPYLAAADLVICQSGNSFRIEKDSTLL
- the rpsS gene encoding 30S ribosomal protein S19, with the protein product MGRSLKKGPFVDEHLMKKVEAQANDEKKKVIKTWSRRSTIFPSFIGYTIAVYDGRKHVPVYIQEDMVGHKLGEFAPTRTYKGHAADDKKTRRK
- the rplC gene encoding 50S ribosomal protein L3, whose amino-acid sequence is MTKGILGKKVGMTQIFTEAGELIPVTVVEAAPNVVLQVKTVETDGYNAVQVGFDDLRDVLSNKPAKGHVAKANTAPKRFIREFKNIEGLEVGAEITVDTFEAGDVVDVTGTSKGKGFQGVIKRHGQSRGPMAHGSRYHRRPGSMGPVAPNRVFKNKHLAGRMGGNRVTIQNLEIVQVVPEKNVILIKGNVPGAKKSLITIKSAVKAGK
- the rplD gene encoding 50S ribosomal protein L4, encoding MANVKLFDQTGKEAGEVVLNDAIFGIEPNESVVFDVIISQRASLRQGTHAVKNRSAVSGGGRKPWRQKGTGRARQGSIRSPQWRGGGIVFGPTPRSYAYKLPQKVRRLALKSVYSEKVAENKFVAVDSLSFTAPKTAEFAKVLAALSIDTKVLVVLEEGNEFAALSARNLPNVKVTTAASASVLDIANSDKLLVTQAAISKIEEVLA
- a CDS encoding alpha-L-fucosidase, which gives rise to MKISLEEIQRVANQGPFYPDWDSLATYQVPNWFKRAKFGIFIHWGLYSIPAFGSEWYSRNMYIQGTEVFDHHIKTYGPHKDFGYKDFIPLFTAENFHADEWLRIFKEAGAQYIFPVAEHHDGFQLYASQLSPFNSAKMGPKRDILGELSQAAQREQVHFCTSSHRAEHHFFFSHGKEFTSDIASEVSREELYWPAMPEPDHHDLFGQPYPSQEFLDDWLLRTCELVRDYQPEILYFDWWIQHAAFKEHTKLFAAYYYNLGAASGKPTSICYKHDALAFGSGIVEVERGGFAEIQPFTWQTDTAIARNSWGYTENLDYKSAKEIIQTLIDVVSKNGNLLLNIGPKGDGAIPEKDQEILREIGAWLQVNGQAIYDSRAWRQFGEGPTQPASGPFSDGSAVIYTSQDFRFTAKGGAIYAFLMEPAVNQWLTIQALADERENPASRFHGIIEEVTLLGYDEALEWEQRPQGLRVFMPSVVGDLPLVLKVQLR
- the rpsJ gene encoding 30S ribosomal protein S10, translating into MANKKIRIRLKAYEHRTLDTAAAKIVETAARTGAEVAGPIPLPTERSLYTIIRATHKYKDSREQFEMRTHKRLIDIINPTQKTVDALMKLDLPSGVNVEIKL
- the rplB gene encoding 50S ribosomal protein L2, which produces MGIRVYKPTTNGRRNMTSLDFAEITTSTPEKSLLVSLKSKAGRNNNGRITVRHQGGGHKRHYRLIDFKRNKDAVEAVVKTIEYDPNRSANIALVHYTDGVKAYIIAPKGLEVGQRIVSGPEADIKVGNALPLANIPVGTLVHNIELKPGRGGELVRAAGASAQVLGQEGKYTLVRLQSGEVRMILGTCRATVGVVGNEQHGLVNLGKAGRSRWKGIRPTVRGSVMNPNDHPHGGGEGKAPVGRKAPSTPWGKPALGLKTRNKKAKSDKLIVRRRNEK